CTGACGCACATAGGCATTTATATAAACTATCTGGCTTCGCGCACGGCAATGCTGTTGATTGGCAGCGAGAATATGCTGTATTGCAGCCATGGTGTCTCACTCGCGTGGACTTCAGCAACGCCTTTACATATAGACTGAGGTGGAGCCTCGATCTCTTGATGAGGTTCCAGCCGAGTTCAATTACACCTGTCAGTTTCCCTGATATCTGTGAAAtaccacagggttgttgatgtttttatatctaatgtaaactcatgcagatgccgaatgtttgtgaaaacgtaatgagtgatagtaatgattcattttatttatgtagctacagggacacatgggcaattatttattttttatcgttatttttctttttatgctattatttttcttgcttcagtgttctgcagctgtgggCGCACATTTATCATCACACATGGTTTTAGTATTCCTTTGTGTCAGATAACTTTCCATGACGCGGCTGCAGTGAGCGTTTGGTCGCTAAGAGGTGGGTCAGGCTgatcttacatttccttcttagtgaaagatcttcttaagctaaGAACGATTCTGGGAAACACCTCCTTCTTTCAcagcgctcttaagagcgctcctaagaagctcttagcgcttaagagcttcttaacgaatctgggaaacgcggccaatgtCAGTGTTGGTcctagagggttttcaccgacgcgtcatcagaccggaagtcgccatcttggaggcactccgcatcacaacaaagcactggcactgaagtagcgttatatcccgaacgtcgtcaaggaaaattgtaaattattgccgtgtttcaggttgtacaaataggacagatcgtgaaaaacatttggtatattatcaacttcaaaaagttattaaaaaccaggaaaaggaatgccagagattgtcagaggaaaggaggcgcttgtggttggcaaagctcaaccaagatctacgagggaaagatctggacaacatacagatttgttcggcacatttcttgtcaggtattgtgaaatgtttatttcagcggctcaaaacaaatgttctattgtaatgataatatttttaatagtcaatagtaaaaacaattactgcttttattgtttttactgtgcgcttattttactgtaaagctgacattgacataatataattcatatcaaactactgcatgtgtatggattcggcgagaaaaccaggtagtcaacaatatcgggatacccaactgaaggcagaatcaccgggtcgtcacggatccaagtagcgttagagggagctaactggtagggatgtgcatcgccaataaatcctaatttctcaaaatatcgacccttttcttgtggtccaagtccttccctatatgcctttggatcttggacgcattttgatgaccatttcggtcgtttagacatggctacagttgtaccaaagagtatagaatatgtTCTTTGATTGTAGCCTACtctgttcagttgtttacaccgagtgcctccaatatggccgcgcatccgggttaccacccagaacgtgacgtcggtgaaaaccctctaacaacttcagaaggacaagaacTTGAACTTGTctacaggcgacataggcagccgcctatgGCGGCATCCAGATGGGGGCAGCAAATTCCGAGGTTCATCCATTAATTGACCGTCTTGCACCTCCAGCAGAGGGCACCAAGTCACATATCCGTGTtgcggttgggggggggggaatgtcctcgGACCGGCACTGGCAAATGTTGCTAattctctgacattctggttctgctacGTATGCCATCAAGCGAGATCTCTGTCTTagccagtccttcactaaccaatcagcattcattagcagaatgctagcgtgttatgggcaacaacgaatcaccctgtaagaaatcaaaaagacataagtactcgttagTTCAACTTTCGACCTGCAATCCATGTTGAACTTGCAAAAACTGCAATTgcatctgagatttctcaacgacaatcaggcgaaagagactaaTTTAGCGGTCTAGCTCCATTGATTCCCATTCATTTCGCACTCGCCCGCGATCACCGCCCCTGGAACTcttgtggaactgcaaccaaatttggtacaatgggGGAGTGAACAGGCTCTCCGTAGATGGGCTCtgcgcaaactcagttggtgaCAATATACAACTGTTTGTACTATTCACCTTTTGGCAGCAACCTTGCAGCTGGGTTTCACTGCGCAACCAGGCCTAaccaagctgctgctgggccaagggctgactggaatggcacactgggacttgcagatgacctgaaataaatatttttctttctgctgtgtaagatgtaggcctactgcttttaacGAAGTTCAACGCTGTTAAACATTGTTAGCAAACACTAGCCATGTCTCTACTTCAGAAAGaatactgttcacagctgtatgagtcaataggacattaccattacctgaatgacttgtaatGATCGGGAGGTgatgcctgttctgatgatgaTCATTGTTtggttctcctctccctgttttctattacacttgcactgatcccagaCCCATTCCCTAGACACATAGAATTGGGTGTTGCTTTTGCAAAAAGTGTTTTATGAAATTGAAAACTGAGTCAAAGGCCCAAAATGTGCTTATGGTTTTGCAGATTTGAGgtgtggttctggtgtttgagtgtcaggtttcagaaattgtgtaaaAAGAATGGGATTTGTGTGTAAGCATTTTAAATAAAAACTGTAATTAGCAGGGATTCAAATGGCTGAGTGGtttgggaatcgggctattaatcagaaggttgcaggttaGATTCCTGGCCGTTTAAATTGCCattgtgtcattgggcaaggcactttaccctattTGCcttgggagaatgtccctgtacttactgtaagtcgctctagataagattgtctgctaaatgactaaatgtaatgaatgGCACATTTAGTCCTCCATATGTTATGTACACCTTGAAATCTTCCAGGGAACCCTTTTGCCGCTGGAATGAGACAGACCAATCGGtatgtgaaatgtaatgtatatgTGCAAATGTACAATTAGCATACCCATTAAATTATGATTCAGAGAATAAATAGACCTCTGTGACAGTGggaatgcgtgtgtgtctgtgcatgtgtgtgcatgcaattTTAACATGTGTGGGtgtaggggagaccggggttggttggctacaggggttggttggcacacagcatttttgggtcgttttgaaggtcacagaaacaaaattgtaacatcaaaatgtttgttttctcgACCTGCACTCATCTACTAtgttaaaacatctgaaaatcacaaactgttttggtgagggtaacatttcacttttataGTATCAAAAGTAAAAAAGTGGTCTGTGGACTGAATTTATTATAAAACTGTGTCAGCTAAagatatttaaaacatgttacaTGTAGTTAATAGACATAGGAATcagctacattttcatttaaaatttgaaagTTTGTGATGAGTGATGGTAGATAGCCAACATAATTTAATCACAAAATTGGGTTAAATTTgagcggggttggttggcacagtgATTTTGAAGATATAGGAATTTAATCAAAAAGTGCTAAAACATGTATTATAAgtttgatgggggagaggggctacTAAGAGGGCTACTGTTAGGCTACTGTTGGGGTTATTATCCCTTTTAAATGTTGTCTAATAAGAATGTTGTTGTCAACATTCCGTTCTTCAGTCTTTTTGCCTGATTCTGAGGATTAGGCATAGGTTTAGGTTTAATACATACATTCCTTCTAATAAATTGCATAAAACATGTTATAGAATGATTAATTGGTTACACTCTTTTattaaatgttcaaattgtttctattgcttgcttcattttgtgtaactatagcattttaacattgtgccaaccaaccccatattgtgtgccaaccaaccccgtgatggggctggttggcacaaatgcacaacatgatttaaatctcaaatcaccacatttaaaacaaatatttgtgtacttgtaaacatATTTAATTATGGCTTAGACCATAACGTTTCATTTGCTGCTGGTTAGAATATTCTATCATAAATGATGCCAGAGAAATATGGCAGTCAGTGAaaagtgtgccaaccaaccccggtctcccctatGTACTTGTAAGAAATATTCAGTCGGTGAAGAAGTCAAGAAAGTTTATTACTTGCGGCTAGCTGCAAGGAGACAAATTATCATGGTGGTTACAAAGTTATATGCTAGCTTGTGTGCTAGCTAACCATTTAAACATCACGATCTCAACAGCCATTGCTTCATACACAGGCATGTAACTGTCACatggctcttctttcattggctgtcTCCATTGCATAGATTtcacgtgcatgtgtgcgtgcgtatttgcgtttgtgtgcttgcgtgtgacATCAATCCTTGTTGAAACACAATGGCAGCTGAAACCACTGTCCtgccaggggcctcatgtataaaggattgcgcagctttcataccagaagatggtgtacggccaaaactcgaaaagtatgtataaaaccggtagcacctttcctttataaatcacaatcaacgtgagattgaccgcacatGAAAGAGCCACTGActccgccttgcctcctcccataaatgaatatgcagatgagCCACTggccccgccttgcctcctcccataaatgaatatgcagatagACTGTAAATgcactcctgaggtcatttctttgtctgaattaccgtatgtctttgaataaacgccgccctcaaatatacgctgcaccaaaaatgaacgttaaactccgctgcgtttattcgaagaaatacggtgactgtgagatcgaggttctgacaacggagtgtggaggcgagaaaatgtgtcctgtttggcggcctttCATCAGGTaatagcgacaaaagaaagtcggcggagtggaaaactgtcactaattgcgccctttcttgttttacCCTGTATCACttagatttagctaaatgtaaagtgcattacaaataaaataataataattattattatagggccataaatgctgtgggttcagtgaaCCGGATCATGGCAGAAATTACTGTAAGAAGAAacggtccgatgtaaaactttaaatgaagaaacgagtggtggcgcatcgtaacaggaTGGTTATAGCAACaaggttagcgtgacatgcatttcctgagtgattttgtggtttgtttgacaccctcaaatTTAACAGAaattattaagtggtggcggattaaacagaaggcctatagcatttcccgttttgggttttggcattttgaagtgatcatccacattacatttagtcatttagcacattaatgatcaaacttttatttttatgttttttgaatattcAACGTCATAAAAgcagtagtggaaactttattctgtaatatttggtgagtttcggcacttttcagttcgaatttgccacgttacagagccagacaagactttacgaacggtccgcacattctcacgtctgctcaaaagtttccgtgctggcccgcacattctcacgtcaagtaaatctttatacatcacaaattgtgcgtgaaaaccagcgtacgcaagctttttgtgcgtacgcaacgtttatacatcaGGCCCCAGACCTTATGTAACAGTGTGAAAACCaggaaactcactcctcagctATGTAGTGAAGGCCACCCGCGTaaacgaagagctagcttttctttggcgtggttggtagtggttgcgcttggcaagTCGAAGGTCGACTTGTCACATCATTTAaatgaaatgtgtatttcttttgAAAGACATGCAACTTCACATTACCTAAGAGATgtctatttatttatgtatttacttatttatttacttatttaattATGGCACATTTATTCCTCCATAAAAACAGGGGGGGTGCAGATGTTTGGCTGGAAGGGCTACACTGGGGTGGAAATTGTACTCTTGAGATTTTCTATTTTGTAGTGTAGTTGTATGTTATATGAATCTATCCATGTTTTATAACCTTTTTTGCACTCAAACTGCATTACAGCAATCcgacacgttcacacacagagatacatgtattcacacatgcgcacatgcacatacacacacacgcacacacatgcacagctaTGAGTGGACTGTTGTGTTCCTTCCCTGTCCTCCCACCAGAATTTATGCAGATAGGACTCGCTTGTGGACGTCCTGGCCTACAAGGGGGCCGTtatctcctcccaccctggccgGGGGAGGGTGGCTGACTGGGGTTAACAGGGGGGGGCTAGCTGGGGTAAGGGGGGGGCTAGCTGGGgttagtggggtgggggggtcacagCCTTCCTGGAGATGTCACAGAGCAACCTCCTCAACACAGCTGCCTATtcaaatattcacacacacagacacaattgcacacacaaacaccctctatctttctcttttgcTCACCAACTATCTCTCgcactctccctcacaccctTTCCAAACCACCcagcccctttctctccctctctctttctcacttcccctcccacccccctttccGTCCAGCACCAGACAGTAGTGTTCGTCTCTCCTCTGGACAACAAGCCTTCAGCATGGCAGCAACAGGAGAAGGGTGGCGTCCGCTTCTCTGCTTGATCTTCATAGCAACACTACCAGGCAAGGAAACCACTGCAAGAACAATGCTAATACCACACTACACCATACTGCAATAACAATACTCACTCAATAGTGCAATACCAAAACTAACACTATACTGCGGTATACTATTTTAATAACACTAACACCATAATACACGGTACTGTACTGGAGTAACAAAATTAACACTGCAGAATATTAAAGTACCAATAATAACACTACTGCAGTATACTACAACACCAAAACTGACACTATTCTGAACTACAGTAACAATAGTTACACTATACTGTTTTATACTACAGTATCAATACTAACACCATACTGTAGTGTATTGTtttaaggagtcagatggctgagcggtgagggagtcgggctagtaatcagaaggttgccggatcgattccctgccgtgccaaatgacattgtgtcattgggcaaggcacttcaccctacttgcctcggggggaatgtctctgtacttactctaaatcgctctggataagagcgtctgctaaatgactaaatgtaaatgtattgcagTAATAATACTAACACTAAACTGCAGTTTATCACAGTAACACATCATACAATTTCCTGTTCAGGGTTCTCCTTCACTCTTCCTGGATCTTGTTCATGGTTCTCTCACTAAGTTCCTAGTTTATCTCCAGGGAacttgtgtctttgtgttgttATGTGTCCACAGTTGACCCATGGTTTGTTAAGGGGATGGGGATTGCTCAGTGATAGAGCAATACTTTATCACTGAGCAATGGCAATTCTAGagcttgcaggttcaaatccaaccCTGCACTTTatcttggataaaagtgtctgatgTGTTATATTGGGCTATTTATTAATATCTTGGTGTAAATTTGTGAAATTATTGGTGAaatttaacaaatctctgcaaAACGCTGAAGATAAAAAAATAAGAAGTTATTCTATGGTTACCAACGTGTCTATCTAGCAATCATGTTGTTATTTATAGTGTACCCTGAACTCTGTCTCCTATTTCCTGTTTGCTGCTGGCCTCCAGTCAGGTCCTCTGTAACAGCCGTCAAGGTAACGGAGGGTGAGGCAGCCATCTTGACTTGCCAGTACTCCGTGAAGCGTTTTGGCGTGAGTCATGTGTGCTGGGGACGGGACTGTGGAACCTTCTGGTGCAACGACATCCTCTTGCAGACAGATGAGAATGGCATGATCTCCAAGTTGTCGGACCGTTACCGGCTGACTGGGGATGCTCTGGCGGGGCGTTTGGATCTACTCATCCTCCAGGCCCAGAGAACGGACAGTGGGCTGTACTGTTGCCGGGTAGATATCGACGGCATCTTCAATGATAAAAAAGTCACCCACAGCCTGAGGGTTATTAAAGGTGGGACTTTCATGGTGTGTGGTATATTATGGTCTGTATCACACATTGAAACAGCAGATAAAATAAGTACTTGGTTCTAGTTATTAGGAAGGCGGGTGTGTCATGTCCCATGGTCTCTATTTAAAAACAGGAGCCTTTTAGTTTCGTTTGAAGGACTTTTTCTGAACTTAAGAGAAATATAGTTCAATATGTAAACATTTTCTTCTACTCAGATTTAGACTAATGTGATGTTGATGACAATGTAGACTAATTTTGCAGTACATCTATACTGGTGTGATTATGTTGATctttccagctccagctgtTAGCATCCAACCCACCACAACCACAGAAGAAACC
The genomic region above belongs to Hypomesus transpacificus isolate Combined female chromosome 20, fHypTra1, whole genome shotgun sequence and contains:
- the timd4 gene encoding T-cell immunoglobulin and mucin domain-containing protein 4; the protein is MAATGEGWRPLLCLIFIATLPVRSSVTAVKVTEGEAAILTCQYSVKRFGVSHVCWGRDCGTFWCNDILLQTDENGMISKLSDRYRLTGDALAGRLDLLILQAQRTDSGLYCCRVDIDGIFNDKKVTHSLRVIKAPAVSIQPTTTTEETTEPPLPTEHWAVAESPYVDVHRRNSSVLVHSGTVLEDVVPALSLQINVPVLSLSLSLLLLLLGALALLAFKRGIHLRSLKTGCLSTKEPPHIIYEIRMRRPVEENIYTLD